A single Fusobacterium hominis DNA region contains:
- a CDS encoding (2Fe-2S)-binding protein — protein MLLNLNVNGRIREIAISPDEYLLDVLRKLGYLSVKRGCDTGSCGLCTVLVDDKPVLSCSTLAVRVHGKKITTIEGCKKEAEQFAEFMAAEGAEQCGFCAPGFTLTVLAMMKEYDNPTDEEILHYLNGNLCRCSGYMSQLRGIKNYMEAVKKDENSK, from the coding sequence ATGCTTTTAAATTTGAATGTGAATGGAAGAATTAGAGAAATAGCAATTTCTCCTGATGAGTATCTTTTAGATGTACTTAGAAAATTAGGTTATTTAAGTGTAAAAAGAGGTTGTGATACAGGCTCATGTGGACTATGTACAGTGCTTGTAGATGACAAACCAGTTCTTTCATGTAGCACTTTAGCAGTTAGAGTACATGGTAAAAAGATTACAACTATAGAAGGATGTAAAAAAGAAGCAGAACAATTTGCTGAGTTTATGGCTGCAGAAGGAGCAGAACAATGTGGATTTTGTGCACCTGGTTTTACTTTGACAGTACTTGCTATGATGAAAGAATATGATAATCCTACTGATGAAGAAATTTTACATTATTTAAATGGAAATTTATGTAGATGTAGTGGATATATGTCACAATTGAGAGGGATTAAAAATTATATGGAGGCTGTAAAAAAAGATGAAAATAGTAAATAA